The following coding sequences lie in one Desulfatiglans anilini DSM 4660 genomic window:
- a CDS encoding thiolase family protein, protein MKEAVIVAACRTAVGKAPRGILKDTRPEYMGCAVLGDLLKRAGDLDPNLIDDVVIGCTFPEATQGLNLGRVLVMSMGWPDRIPGMTVNRFCSSGLQAIAIGAEKIMCGFSDVVVAGGVESMSQIPMGGSMMYPNPALVEMRPGAFTGMGLTAENVAERYGITRDEQDTFGAISQQKAEAAIKAGRFKSQIVPLKIKKQVRLPKGRFGFEEFIFDTDEGMRPGTTKESIASLKPAFKPNGSVTAGNSSQTSDAAAAVLLMSKEKAKELGLKPMATFRWHAVEGCEPEYMGVGPAVAIPKVLKIAGMSVDQMDLIELNEAFAAQAIYCIRTLGINEEITNVNGGAIALGHPLGCTGAKLTTQLVYEMQERKARFGLVSMCIGFGMGAAAIFEVEDY, encoded by the coding sequence ATGAAAGAAGCTGTGATAGTAGCCGCCTGCAGGACTGCGGTTGGAAAAGCTCCCCGGGGGATCCTGAAGGACACCCGGCCTGAGTATATGGGGTGCGCCGTGCTGGGCGATCTGCTGAAGCGGGCCGGCGACCTCGATCCGAATCTGATCGACGACGTGGTGATCGGCTGCACCTTTCCGGAGGCCACCCAGGGGCTCAACCTGGGGCGCGTGCTGGTCATGTCCATGGGCTGGCCGGACCGCATCCCCGGGATGACGGTCAACCGGTTCTGCTCTTCGGGGCTGCAGGCCATCGCCATCGGCGCGGAGAAGATCATGTGCGGGTTTTCGGATGTGGTCGTGGCCGGCGGCGTCGAGAGCATGAGCCAGATCCCGATGGGGGGCAGCATGATGTACCCCAATCCGGCCCTGGTCGAGATGCGCCCGGGGGCCTTCACGGGCATGGGCCTGACCGCTGAAAACGTGGCCGAACGCTACGGGATCACACGGGATGAGCAGGACACCTTCGGCGCCATCAGCCAGCAGAAGGCCGAGGCCGCCATCAAGGCCGGGCGGTTCAAGAGCCAGATCGTGCCCCTGAAGATCAAGAAGCAGGTGCGCCTGCCCAAAGGGCGGTTCGGGTTCGAGGAGTTCATCTTCGATACGGACGAAGGCATGCGGCCGGGTACGACCAAGGAGAGCATCGCCAGTCTGAAGCCCGCTTTCAAACCCAACGGGAGCGTCACCGCCGGCAACTCGTCCCAGACCTCCGACGCCGCCGCCGCCGTGCTCCTCATGAGCAAAGAGAAGGCCAAGGAGCTGGGCCTGAAGCCCATGGCCACCTTCCGCTGGCATGCGGTCGAGGGCTGTGAACCCGAATACATGGGCGTCGGGCCGGCCGTCGCCATCCCGAAGGTCTTGAAGATCGCCGGGATGAGCGTCGACCAGATGGACCTGATCGAGCTGAACGAGGCCTTCGCCGCCCAGGCCATCTACTGCATCCGGACGCTCGGGATCAACGAAGAGATCACGAACGTCAACGGCGGGGCCATCGCGCTGGGGCACCCCCTGGGCTGCACCGGGGCGAAGCTCACGACGCAGCTGGTCTATGAGATGCAGGAGCGCAAGGCGCGCTTCGGACTGGTTTCCATGTGCATCGGCTTCGGCATGGGCGCAGCGGCCATCTTCGAGGTCGAGGATTATTGA
- a CDS encoding 3-hydroxyacyl-CoA dehydrogenase/enoyl-CoA hydratase family protein, translating into MDKRIRKAGVLGAGVMGATIAAQLANVGIETILLDIVPPKLGDDDRKKGLTEQSKAFRNKFSNNGITTALKAKPASFYIPENAALIAAGNLDDDLGKLADVDWIIEVVVERLDIKRSVFEKLETILKPGILVTSNTSGISAAAMCEGRSETFKQHFAITHFFNPPRYMKLLEIVPGPDTLPEVVDQLAEVCEKLVGKGVVYAKDTPNFIANRIGVYSMLYGIRAMMDLGLSVEAVDALTGPVIGHPKSASFRTADLVGLDTLVHVADNVYDGAPDDEKREMFKAPGFILKMIEKGLLGEKTKQGFYKKGKDGEGKKVILSIDYNTLDYTPQQKVKFASLEAAKNAGGTGQKIKALYYADDPAGQYTFRTTTETLIYSANRIPEIADDIVNVDNAMKWGFAWKMGPFEAWDALGLEKSVAKMKAAGYTVPGWVQEMLDSGKTSFYKSENGKRLYYDKLSGEYREIPVKPGIILLPSLRERNKVVAENSGATLYDMGDGVACLEFHTKMNAMGDDIISMVVKSADIVSEQFEGLVVGNHGGAFSAGANLPLILFTAQEEEWDDLDWMINTFQQSLMKLKYLDKPVVAAPAGLALGGGCEICLASDRVRFAAETYMGLVEVGVGLVPAGGGTKEMLIRNTDHLFEVPRGGIYPKQIELMPFIARAFETIATAKVATSGPEAIKLGYLKPTDKMTVNRDYLLEDAKKTVLAMNMEGYQPPRPRQAIRVAGENTFAMIKLALWTMHESGYITDHDVTVSTKVGHILCGGEVLADTLVSEQYLLDLEREAFLSLCGDPKTQARIQHMLTTGKPLRN; encoded by the coding sequence ATGGACAAGAGGATCAGGAAGGCCGGAGTGCTGGGGGCGGGCGTGATGGGCGCCACCATAGCCGCGCAGTTGGCCAACGTCGGTATCGAGACGATCCTTCTCGATATCGTGCCCCCGAAGCTGGGAGACGATGACCGGAAAAAGGGACTGACGGAACAGAGCAAGGCGTTTCGGAATAAATTCAGCAACAACGGCATTACCACGGCCCTCAAAGCGAAACCGGCCTCCTTCTACATCCCCGAAAACGCCGCGTTGATCGCGGCGGGGAACCTCGATGACGATCTCGGAAAGCTCGCCGATGTCGACTGGATCATCGAAGTCGTGGTGGAGCGCCTGGACATCAAGCGGTCCGTCTTCGAAAAGCTGGAGACCATTCTGAAGCCCGGGATCCTGGTGACCTCCAACACCTCCGGGATCTCCGCCGCGGCGATGTGCGAGGGGCGCTCGGAGACCTTCAAACAGCACTTCGCGATCACCCACTTCTTCAATCCCCCCCGCTACATGAAGCTCCTCGAGATCGTGCCCGGGCCGGACACCCTGCCGGAAGTGGTGGATCAACTCGCCGAGGTCTGCGAGAAGCTGGTGGGCAAGGGTGTGGTCTACGCCAAGGACACCCCGAACTTCATCGCCAACCGGATCGGCGTCTACAGCATGCTCTACGGCATCAGGGCCATGATGGACCTCGGGCTGAGCGTCGAGGCGGTCGACGCCCTGACGGGGCCGGTCATCGGACACCCGAAGAGCGCCTCCTTCCGGACCGCCGACCTGGTCGGGCTCGACACGCTCGTCCATGTGGCCGACAACGTTTACGACGGGGCGCCTGACGACGAGAAACGCGAGATGTTCAAGGCCCCCGGATTCATCCTGAAGATGATCGAGAAGGGCCTGCTCGGCGAGAAGACCAAGCAGGGCTTCTACAAGAAGGGGAAGGACGGGGAGGGGAAGAAGGTCATCCTTTCGATCGACTACAACACCCTCGATTACACCCCGCAGCAGAAGGTGAAGTTCGCCTCCCTCGAGGCCGCCAAGAACGCCGGCGGCACCGGGCAGAAGATCAAGGCCCTTTACTACGCGGACGACCCGGCCGGCCAGTACACCTTCCGGACCACGACCGAAACCCTGATCTACTCGGCCAACCGCATCCCCGAGATCGCGGATGACATCGTCAACGTCGACAATGCCATGAAGTGGGGCTTCGCCTGGAAAATGGGCCCCTTCGAGGCCTGGGACGCCCTCGGGCTCGAGAAATCCGTCGCGAAGATGAAGGCCGCCGGATACACCGTCCCCGGCTGGGTCCAGGAGATGCTCGACTCGGGCAAGACGTCCTTCTACAAGAGCGAAAACGGCAAACGCCTCTACTATGACAAGCTCTCGGGCGAGTACCGCGAGATCCCGGTCAAGCCGGGGATCATCCTGCTGCCCTCGCTCAGGGAGCGGAACAAGGTCGTCGCGGAAAACAGCGGTGCGACCCTTTACGACATGGGCGACGGGGTGGCCTGCCTGGAGTTCCACACCAAGATGAACGCCATGGGCGACGACATCATCAGCATGGTGGTCAAGTCCGCGGACATCGTCTCCGAGCAGTTCGAGGGCCTCGTGGTCGGGAACCACGGGGGGGCCTTTTCCGCCGGCGCCAATCTGCCCCTGATCCTCTTCACCGCGCAGGAGGAGGAGTGGGATGACCTCGACTGGATGATCAACACCTTCCAGCAGTCCCTGATGAAGCTCAAATACCTCGACAAGCCCGTCGTCGCCGCCCCGGCCGGCCTGGCCCTCGGCGGCGGCTGCGAGATCTGCCTCGCCTCGGACCGCGTCCGGTTCGCCGCCGAGACCTACATGGGGCTGGTGGAGGTCGGCGTGGGGCTGGTCCCGGCCGGGGGCGGCACCAAGGAGATGCTGATCCGCAACACCGACCACCTCTTCGAGGTGCCCCGGGGCGGGATCTATCCGAAGCAGATCGAGCTGATGCCGTTCATCGCGCGCGCCTTCGAGACCATCGCGACCGCGAAGGTGGCGACCTCCGGCCCCGAGGCGATCAAGCTCGGATACCTGAAGCCGACCGACAAGATGACCGTCAACCGGGATTACCTCCTCGAGGACGCCAAGAAGACGGTGCTCGCCATGAACATGGAAGGCTATCAGCCGCCGCGGCCCAGACAGGCGATCCGCGTGGCGGGCGAAAACACCTTCGCCATGATCAAGCTGGCGCTCTGGACGATGCACGAGTCCGGCTACATCACCGACCATGATGTGACGGTCTCCACGAAGGTCGGGCATATCCTGTGCGGCGGCGAGGTCCTGGCCGACACGCTGGTCAGCGAGCAGTATCTGCTGGATCTCGAACGGGAGGCCTTCCTGAGCCTGTGCGGAGACCCGAAGACCCAGGCGCGGATCCAGCACATGTTGACCACCGGCAAGCCGCTCCGGAATTGA